Proteins found in one Oncorhynchus gorbuscha isolate QuinsamMale2020 ecotype Even-year linkage group LG15, OgorEven_v1.0, whole genome shotgun sequence genomic segment:
- the LOC123998329 gene encoding cytoplasmic dynein 1 light intermediate chain 1-like — protein sequence MKGRGLEYLYFNVHDDDIDDHAMCNAWILDGDLYHKGLQKFAVCGENMADTMALLVVDMSRPWTVLDSLQKWASVLREHIDKLRVNPETLRDMEQRLVRQFQEYSEPGGDHSASPKRRNPVAGEAEEECVVLPLGENTLTHNLGVPVMVCDTFLSLEKEHDYREEHFDFIQSHIRHFCLQYGAALLYTSMKEHKNLDLLYKYLVHRLYGFPFDMLAQVVDKDSVFIPSGWDNEKKVAILYENFQSLKREDKFEEVIIQPPVRKFVHEKELGAEDDQVFLLKLQTLLCKQPPVAAGRPVDTTNRAPTGSPRVSNRSATANVANVMPMQPGGQTSEGVLANFFNSLLSKKTGEGGGANNTPRTVRKSVSKVGLDGEPEASSPTSSSPPADMEES from the exons ATGAAAGGCAGAGGACTGGAGTACCTGTACTTTAACGTTCACGATGATGACATCGATG atcATGCTATGTGTAACGCATGGATTCTGGACGGTGACCTGTACCACAAAGGCCTCCAGAAGTTTGCTGTGTGTGGGGAGAACATGGCCGACACTATGGCTCTGCTGGTAGTGGACATGTCCAGGCCGTGGACGGTGCTGGACTCTCTGCAGAAGTGGGCCAGTGTGCTACGAGAACACATCGACAAGCTCCGAGTCAACCCAGAGACACTGAGGGACATGGAACAGAGAT TGGTCCGACAGTTCCAGGAGTACTCAGAGCCAGGGGGTGACCACAGCGCCTCTCCCAAGAGGAGGAACCCCGTGGCTGGGGAGGCTGAGGAGGAGTGTGTGGTGCTCCCCTTGGGAgagaacacactcacacacaacctgGGCGTGCCTGTTATGGTG TGTGACACGTTTCTCAGTCTAGAGAAAGAGCATGACTACCGGGAAGAACACTTTGACTTCATCCAGTCTCACATCCGACACTTCTGCTTGCAGT ATGGCGCAGCGCTGCTATACACGTCAATGAAGGAGCACAAAAACCTAGACCTTTTGTATAAATACCTGGTCCATAGATTATACGGGTTTCCCTTTGACATGCTGGCCCAGGTGGTGGACAAAGACTCAGTATTCAT CCCATCAGGATGGGATAATGAAAAAAAGGTTGCCATTTTATATGAAAACTTTCAGTCGTTGAAAAGGGAAGACAAGTTTGAGGAGGTTATCATCCAGCCTCCTGTTAGGAAG TTTGTACATGAAAAGGAACTAGGTGCGGAGGATGACCAAGTGTTTCTCCTCAAGCTTCAG ACCCTGTTGTGTAAGCAGCCCCCAGTGGCAGCAGGCAGACCAGTG GACACCACAAACAGAGCACCCACTGGCTCTCCACGGGTGTCAAATCGCTCGGCAACAGCAAACGTGGCCAATGTGATGCCCATGCAACCAG GCGGGCAGACCAGCGAGGGCGTGCTGGCTAACTTCTTCAACAGTCTGTTGAGCAAGAAGACCGGGGAAGGGGGCGGGGCCAACAACACGCCCAGAACAGTCCGGAAGTCAG